Proteins co-encoded in one Phytoactinopolyspora mesophila genomic window:
- a CDS encoding ABC transporter ATP-binding protein: protein MLQVRSVSRNFGELRALDDVSFDVAPGRMTGFVGANGSGKTTTMRVILGILAPHGGTVTWGGAPVTQGVRQRFGYMPEERGLYPKMKVADQITYLGRLHGLDPSAARRNTAELLEQLSLETRANDPVQELSLGNQQRAQIAAALVHDPDLLILDEPFSGLDPIAVENVVEVLRDRAARGVPVLFSSHQLELVERLCDDLVIIAGGTVAASGRRESLRDRFGTRRFQLVVDDDAGWVRDMAGIKMVELDGPRVVFELTEESPSAAGLESGRRDQSVLEHAMRRGPVRSFGPVTPSLAEIFQEVV, encoded by the coding sequence ATGTTGCAAGTGCGCTCGGTGAGCCGAAACTTCGGCGAGCTCCGAGCCCTCGACGACGTCTCGTTCGACGTCGCCCCGGGCCGGATGACCGGGTTCGTTGGCGCCAACGGTTCGGGCAAGACAACCACGATGCGCGTGATTCTCGGCATCCTGGCACCCCACGGTGGCACGGTCACCTGGGGTGGCGCTCCCGTCACGCAAGGTGTGCGGCAGCGATTCGGTTACATGCCGGAGGAACGGGGCCTTTACCCGAAGATGAAGGTCGCCGATCAGATCACCTATCTCGGTCGGCTGCACGGGCTCGATCCGTCGGCGGCTCGCCGGAATACCGCTGAACTGCTCGAGCAGCTCAGCTTGGAGACACGCGCGAACGACCCGGTGCAGGAACTGTCCCTGGGAAACCAGCAGCGTGCCCAGATCGCGGCGGCGCTGGTGCATGATCCTGACCTGCTTATTCTCGATGAGCCGTTCTCGGGGTTGGATCCCATCGCGGTGGAGAATGTCGTCGAGGTCCTGCGGGACCGTGCCGCCCGGGGTGTACCCGTGCTGTTCTCGAGTCATCAGCTCGAACTGGTGGAACGGCTCTGCGATGATCTGGTGATCATCGCTGGCGGGACGGTCGCCGCGAGCGGGCGGCGGGAGAGCCTTCGGGACCGGTTCGGCACCCGGCGGTTCCAGTTGGTCGTCGACGACGATGCCGGATGGGTCCGGGACATGGCGGGTATCAAGATGGTCGAGCTCGACGGGCCTCGAGTTGTCTTCGAGCTGACTGAGGAGTCGCCGTCGGCGGCTGGCCTCGAGTCCGGCCGCCGTGACCAGTCAGTCCTGGAGCATGCGATGCGGCGTGGGCCGGTGCGTAGCTTCGGGCCGGTGACGCCGTCGCTGGCGGAGATCTTCCAGGAGGTCGTGTGA
- a CDS encoding ABC transporter permease: protein MDSQTNNQAGSTFLSSTRLVAEREIRTQIQSKGFWLTFAVLVVGIFAMSLLPRLFDGGSTSVAAVGAEAAQIAAAGDLDVQEAADQQAAEDLVRSGDVDAAIIPDPAGDSPVGLRIIALSDAPDDVILTLSVSPPVDLLEPADVSEGVRFLVTFLFALIFFMFAMSFGMAIAQSVVTEKQTRIVEILVATIPVRTLLAGKIVGYSLLVFGQVAVLAVLTPVALRAGEQDDLLDVIGGALGWFVPFFILGFVLLAGMWAVAGAVISRQEDLGSSTSLVMTLVMVPYMGVIFFRGNDLVMTILSYLPFSAPVAMPARLFAGDADSWEPFVALGLLAVAVVACVLVASRLYSGSLLQTGGKVGLSKAWARTE from the coding sequence ATGGACTCGCAGACGAACAACCAGGCGGGCTCGACGTTCCTCAGCTCCACTCGTCTGGTGGCCGAACGGGAGATCAGAACTCAGATCCAATCGAAGGGTTTCTGGCTCACCTTTGCCGTCTTGGTAGTCGGTATCTTCGCGATGTCGCTTCTTCCCAGGCTTTTCGACGGCGGCTCCACCAGCGTCGCGGCTGTCGGAGCCGAAGCCGCCCAAATCGCCGCCGCCGGCGACCTGGACGTTCAGGAGGCGGCGGATCAACAGGCCGCGGAGGACCTGGTGAGATCCGGTGACGTCGACGCCGCGATCATTCCGGACCCAGCGGGCGACTCCCCCGTCGGATTGCGGATCATCGCGCTGAGTGACGCGCCCGACGACGTCATTCTGACCCTCAGCGTGTCGCCGCCGGTGGATCTGCTGGAGCCGGCCGACGTCAGCGAAGGCGTGCGGTTCCTGGTGACCTTCCTCTTCGCGCTGATCTTCTTCATGTTCGCGATGAGCTTCGGTATGGCGATCGCGCAGAGCGTCGTCACCGAGAAACAGACCCGCATCGTCGAGATCCTGGTCGCTACCATCCCGGTGCGGACGCTGCTGGCCGGCAAGATCGTCGGGTATTCGCTGCTGGTCTTCGGCCAGGTGGCGGTTCTGGCGGTTCTCACACCCGTGGCGCTTCGCGCCGGTGAACAAGACGACCTGCTCGACGTCATAGGCGGTGCGCTCGGCTGGTTCGTGCCGTTCTTCATCCTGGGGTTCGTGCTCTTGGCCGGGATGTGGGCGGTGGCCGGCGCGGTGATCAGCCGGCAGGAAGACCTGGGATCCAGCACGTCGTTGGTGATGACGCTGGTCATGGTGCCCTACATGGGAGTGATCTTCTTCCGTGGCAACGACCTGGTGATGACGATCCTGTCGTACCTGCCGTTTTCCGCTCCGGTGGCGATGCCGGCCCGGCTGTTCGCCGGTGACGCGGACTCGTGGGAGCCATTCGTGGCCCTTGGGCTCCTGGCAGTCGCGGTGGTGGCGTGTGTGCTGGTGGCGAGCCGCCTCTACTCGGGCTCCTTGCTCCAGACCGGCGGCAAGGTCGGGCTGAGCAAAGCCTGGGCACGCACCGAGTGA
- a CDS encoding glutathione S-transferase family protein, whose product MTSHESGDQTNTSEDVSPRGEYTRDMRYITTRVTADGRDGYPVETDRYRLVAARACPWANRAVIVRRLLGLEPVLSLGLCGPVHDERSWTFDLDPGGVDPVLRIPRLQDAYFARFPDYSRGITVPAVVDVPSGQVVTNDFRQITLDFTTEWTRYHRDGAPDLYPEKLRDEIDEINELVFTDVNNGVYRCGFAGSQESYERAYDALFARLDWLETRLTDQRYLVGGTITEADIRLFTTLVRFDSVYHGHFKCNRNKLTEMPALWAYARDLFQTPGFGDTIDFPQIKEHYYRVHTGINPTQIVPKGPELTNWLEPHHRENLGERPFGDGTPPGPPPQDERVPPEGNVGSSS is encoded by the coding sequence ATGACTTCTCATGAGTCCGGCGACCAGACCAACACGTCGGAGGACGTTTCCCCGCGTGGTGAGTACACCCGTGACATGAGGTACATCACCACCCGCGTCACGGCGGATGGCCGCGATGGCTACCCGGTGGAAACGGACCGATACCGCTTGGTCGCGGCCCGCGCTTGCCCATGGGCCAACCGCGCCGTCATCGTGCGCCGGCTCCTGGGCCTCGAGCCGGTGCTGTCCCTGGGCTTGTGCGGGCCAGTACATGACGAACGTAGCTGGACCTTCGATCTCGACCCCGGCGGCGTCGACCCGGTCCTGCGGATACCCCGGCTGCAGGACGCCTACTTCGCCCGGTTCCCCGACTATTCGCGCGGCATCACCGTGCCGGCCGTCGTCGACGTGCCGAGCGGCCAAGTGGTGACCAACGACTTCCGACAGATCACTCTGGACTTCACCACCGAGTGGACCAGATACCACCGCGACGGCGCCCCGGACTTGTACCCGGAGAAACTGCGCGACGAAATCGACGAGATCAACGAACTCGTCTTCACCGACGTCAACAACGGGGTGTACCGGTGCGGGTTTGCCGGATCACAGGAGAGCTACGAGCGAGCCTACGACGCTCTGTTCGCCCGCCTCGACTGGCTGGAGACCCGGCTGACCGACCAGCGCTACCTGGTAGGCGGCACGATCACGGAGGCCGACATCAGGTTGTTCACCACCCTGGTGCGCTTCGATTCGGTGTACCACGGGCATTTCAAGTGCAACCGCAACAAGCTGACGGAGATGCCGGCGCTCTGGGCGTATGCGCGGGACCTGTTCCAGACCCCGGGATTCGGCGACACCATCGACTTCCCGCAGATCAAAGAGCACTACTATCGCGTGCACACCGGTATCAATCCGACCCAGATCGTTCCCAAGGGGCCGGAGCTGACGAACTGGCTGGAGCCTCACCACCGAGAGAATCTGGGCGAGCGTCCCTTCGGGGACGGCACTCCTCCAGGACCGCCGCCGCAGGACGAGCGAGTGCCGCCCGAGGGCAATGTGGGCAGCAGCTCCTAG
- a CDS encoding TMEM165/GDT1 family protein, which produces MAEAWAAFLVSFGVIFVAELGDKSQLMAMTFATRYKVWHVLVGITVATTIVHLGSVAIGAGLGEALPTGWINVVAAVAFFGFAAWTLRGDSLSEEEEQKAKRATGSAIIAVGAAFFLAELGDKTMLATVTLATQYDWFGVWIGSTIGMVAADALAIVVGRMLSQRLPDRVVKIGAATLFALFGVVLMMEGVLELT; this is translated from the coding sequence ATGGCCGAGGCTTGGGCCGCCTTTCTCGTGAGTTTCGGCGTGATCTTCGTCGCCGAACTAGGAGACAAGTCCCAGCTCATGGCGATGACGTTCGCCACGCGTTACAAGGTATGGCACGTCCTGGTCGGCATCACGGTGGCCACCACCATCGTTCACCTCGGCTCCGTCGCCATCGGCGCCGGACTGGGTGAAGCGTTGCCCACCGGCTGGATCAACGTCGTCGCCGCTGTGGCGTTCTTTGGCTTCGCCGCGTGGACGCTGCGTGGGGACTCGCTCAGTGAGGAGGAAGAGCAGAAGGCCAAGCGCGCGACCGGCTCGGCGATCATCGCGGTTGGTGCGGCGTTCTTCCTGGCCGAACTCGGTGACAAGACCATGCTGGCCACGGTCACGCTGGCGACACAGTATGACTGGTTCGGCGTATGGATCGGCTCCACGATCGGCATGGTGGCCGCGGATGCGCTGGCGATCGTCGTCGGTAGGATGCTCAGCCAGCGGTTGCCCGACCGGGTGGTCAAGATCGGTGCCGCCACGTTGTTCGCGCTCTTCGGCGTCGTGCTGATGATGGAAGGCGTCCTCGAGCTGACCTGA
- a CDS encoding sensor histidine kinase: MSVADSPTAVHRTTPRPLDGSETAAGTGVLHRGVDWEQWSRPGPTRKQQANDVWIGLAVVLGAVVTTLLVNSMGAFIFDGAPSLTEQLAWGIGLTVPLVVRRRFPAAVVLIVAVVFVAAQIRENGDNLIPSIALFFAIYTLGAWGGDRMRARWVRIGVIVAMFCWLGYSLVDSLQAEPDRAFPAAAGPLDPVLAATLYSIGFNLLFFLSAYFFGSAGWESARRRYELELQGEQLRQSQEENARQAVIAERLRIARDLHDVVAHHVSVMGVQATAARRVLASDYDLASNALGAVERTARTAVTELRGLLGVLRTDPHGRAESGDDTGSHLSSPGLEQLPHLVAEAQSAGLQVDYAVYGEPRTVPDALALSAYRIVQEALTNTVKHAAASNVALRVRFLEYLLEIDVADDGRGRPPSRAEESGGGLGLLGMRERVAVHGGELEVGPRAGGGFMVRARMPLAPDADNHHSAGELPQTPAEAR, from the coding sequence ATGAGCGTGGCGGATTCACCAACCGCTGTCCACCGGACGACGCCACGTCCGTTGGACGGCAGCGAAACAGCGGCCGGTACGGGCGTCCTTCATCGTGGCGTCGACTGGGAACAGTGGTCCAGGCCGGGGCCGACCCGCAAGCAGCAGGCCAACGACGTCTGGATCGGGTTGGCGGTGGTGCTCGGCGCTGTCGTCACCACGCTGCTCGTCAACAGCATGGGTGCGTTCATCTTCGATGGCGCGCCGTCGCTGACCGAGCAGTTGGCCTGGGGGATCGGGCTGACCGTTCCGCTGGTGGTGCGGCGCCGCTTCCCGGCGGCCGTTGTGCTCATCGTCGCAGTTGTCTTCGTCGCGGCGCAGATCCGCGAGAACGGCGACAACCTGATTCCGTCGATAGCGCTCTTCTTCGCCATCTACACGCTCGGTGCGTGGGGCGGCGATCGGATGCGGGCTCGATGGGTGCGGATCGGCGTCATCGTGGCGATGTTCTGCTGGCTCGGGTATTCGCTCGTCGACTCGTTGCAAGCCGAACCCGACCGGGCTTTCCCAGCGGCGGCCGGGCCACTGGATCCGGTCCTGGCTGCCACGCTCTACTCCATCGGTTTCAACCTGTTGTTCTTCCTGTCCGCGTACTTCTTCGGCAGCGCCGGCTGGGAGTCCGCCCGCCGCCGTTACGAACTGGAGCTTCAGGGTGAACAGCTCCGGCAGTCTCAGGAGGAGAACGCGCGGCAGGCGGTGATCGCCGAACGACTGCGGATCGCGCGAGACTTGCATGACGTGGTCGCACATCACGTTTCGGTGATGGGGGTGCAGGCCACGGCGGCCCGGCGAGTACTTGCTTCAGATTATGACCTGGCGAGCAACGCGCTGGGCGCGGTCGAACGGACAGCCCGGACCGCGGTGACGGAGCTGCGAGGCTTGCTGGGCGTGTTGCGCACCGACCCGCACGGCCGAGCCGAATCCGGCGACGACACCGGTTCACACCTCTCGTCACCTGGGCTTGAACAGTTGCCCCATCTGGTGGCGGAGGCGCAAAGCGCCGGGCTGCAGGTCGACTATGCGGTCTATGGGGAGCCCAGGACGGTGCCGGATGCGCTCGCGTTGTCTGCTTACCGGATTGTCCAAGAGGCGCTGACGAACACCGTGAAACACGCTGCCGCCAGCAATGTCGCGCTGCGAGTCCGGTTTCTGGAGTATCTACTGGAAATCGACGTGGCCGATGACGGCCGGGGCCGTCCGCCGAGCCGCGCGGAGGAGAGTGGAGGCGGGCTGGGCCTGCTCGGAATGCGCGAGCGGGTCGCTGTCCACGGTGGCGAGCTCGAAGTAGGGCCGAGAGCGGGCGGTGGGTTCATGGTCCGCGCGAGAATGCCGTTGGCGCCCGACGCCGACAACCACCACAGCGCCGGTGAGCTGCCGCAAACACCGGCGGAGGCACGATGA
- a CDS encoding dolichyl-phosphate-mannose--protein mannosyltransferase, whose product MTPTTVDAPNDAPAADAPGRRRPSPADRLMQDNRFWGWAGPLFVGAVAAVLRLVELGRPNRIMFDETYYAKDALSQLLFGYARKFVEDADEMIMSGEVDALDADSGLFEDEPSFVVHPPVGKFLIGLGIRTFGMEPTGWRIATALAGVITVVLVARAGRRLFRSTVLGCTAGLFVAVDGLSIAVSRTALLDGLLAMFVVAAFACLLVDRDQSRAALTGWASERTAAGKWLGDGPLLAWRPWRLAAGIMLGLACGTKWSGIYVVAVFGLMTVLWEIGARRAAGLQSPTLNSALRDGPVAFVTIVGSAVVVYIGSWWGWITSDNGWARNWAAGNAPSGLGEWMPEWLRGLWHYHARIWDFHTNLTSEHTYESGAWTWLFLRRPVLFEYQSLDQYEQGCLVDHCSQSVLALGNPALWWGSIAALIACAVYWFLRRDWRPGAILAGMVATWVPWLLYPDRTTFAFYAAAMMPFMALAVAYTLGRIIGARSDPATRRTIGLAVAGLYVLAVVLLAARFYPIYVGEVIPYEQWRRLMWFDSWI is encoded by the coding sequence GTGACCCCGACCACCGTCGACGCGCCGAACGACGCGCCGGCAGCAGACGCGCCCGGGCGCCGGCGTCCGTCGCCGGCGGACCGGCTGATGCAGGACAACCGGTTCTGGGGTTGGGCTGGTCCGTTGTTCGTCGGCGCCGTGGCCGCCGTGCTCAGGCTCGTCGAGCTCGGGCGGCCCAACCGGATCATGTTCGACGAGACGTACTACGCCAAGGACGCGCTCTCGCAGCTCTTGTTCGGCTACGCCCGGAAGTTCGTGGAAGACGCCGACGAAATGATCATGAGCGGCGAGGTGGACGCTCTCGACGCGGACTCGGGACTCTTCGAAGACGAGCCGTCCTTCGTCGTCCATCCGCCGGTGGGCAAGTTCCTCATCGGCCTCGGCATCCGAACGTTCGGCATGGAGCCCACCGGATGGCGGATCGCGACGGCGCTGGCTGGCGTCATCACGGTCGTTCTGGTGGCCCGGGCCGGCCGCAGGCTCTTCCGTTCCACCGTGCTGGGCTGCACCGCCGGACTGTTCGTGGCGGTCGACGGCTTGTCGATCGCCGTGAGCCGCACCGCGCTGCTCGACGGCCTGCTCGCGATGTTCGTCGTCGCCGCGTTCGCCTGTCTTCTCGTCGACCGGGATCAAAGTCGCGCCGCGTTGACCGGGTGGGCGAGTGAGCGCACCGCAGCCGGTAAATGGCTCGGCGACGGGCCACTGCTTGCCTGGCGCCCTTGGCGGCTGGCGGCCGGCATCATGCTCGGCCTGGCCTGTGGCACCAAGTGGAGTGGTATTTACGTCGTCGCCGTGTTCGGCTTGATGACGGTTCTGTGGGAGATCGGCGCGCGCCGGGCCGCCGGGCTTCAGAGCCCCACCCTCAACAGTGCGCTGCGCGACGGGCCGGTGGCCTTCGTCACCATCGTGGGCTCGGCCGTGGTCGTGTATATCGGTTCCTGGTGGGGCTGGATCACCTCGGACAACGGCTGGGCACGGAACTGGGCTGCCGGCAACGCGCCGTCGGGCCTAGGCGAATGGATGCCCGAATGGCTGCGCGGCCTTTGGCATTATCACGCCCGGATTTGGGACTTCCACACCAACCTGACCAGCGAACACACCTACGAGTCGGGCGCTTGGACATGGCTGTTCCTCAGGCGTCCCGTTCTGTTCGAGTACCAGAGCCTCGACCAGTACGAACAAGGCTGTCTCGTGGACCACTGCAGCCAGTCGGTGCTGGCTCTCGGCAATCCAGCGCTGTGGTGGGGGTCCATCGCCGCGTTGATCGCCTGTGCCGTGTACTGGTTCCTGCGACGCGACTGGCGGCCCGGCGCCATCCTGGCCGGCATGGTGGCGACCTGGGTGCCCTGGCTGCTGTATCCGGACCGCACCACCTTCGCCTTCTACGCAGCCGCCATGATGCCGTTCATGGCCCTGGCTGTGGCCTACACGCTGGGCCGGATCATCGGGGCCCGGAGCGACCCGGCGACCCGCAGAACGATCGGGCTCGCCGTGGCAGGCCTGTACGTGCTGGCTGTGGTCCTTCTCGCCGCGCGTTTCTACCCGATTTACGTCGGAGAGGTCATCCCCTATGAGCAATGGCGGCGGCTCATGTGGTTCGACAGCTGGATCTGA
- a CDS encoding response regulator, whose amino-acid sequence MNEDPMTGGATSIRVLIADDQDLVRTGFRAILGVEPGIEVVGEARDGSEAVELTRQLEPDVVLMDVQMPGVDGLEATRRILRTVDPGCPPTDGPQDAVKIVILTTFDREDYLFEALQAGASGFLLKNASADDLVESVRIVARGDALLSPEVTRRVIARFSAPAPATEPRRPPELTDREFEVLVLLARGATNAEIAAELYLGETTVKTHVSRILMKLGLRDRTHAVVYAYENAVVVPSGP is encoded by the coding sequence ATGAACGAGGACCCCATGACCGGCGGCGCCACGTCGATACGTGTCCTGATCGCGGATGACCAGGACCTGGTTCGGACTGGGTTCCGGGCAATCCTCGGGGTGGAACCGGGGATAGAGGTTGTGGGCGAAGCGCGCGACGGCTCCGAAGCCGTAGAACTCACGCGGCAGCTGGAGCCGGACGTGGTCCTGATGGACGTCCAGATGCCCGGCGTCGACGGCTTAGAAGCCACCAGGCGCATCCTCCGCACGGTGGACCCGGGCTGCCCGCCCACGGATGGGCCTCAGGACGCGGTGAAGATCGTCATCCTGACCACGTTCGATCGCGAGGACTATCTTTTCGAGGCGCTTCAAGCCGGCGCGAGCGGGTTCTTGCTGAAGAACGCGTCCGCGGACGATCTCGTTGAGTCGGTGCGCATCGTGGCTCGCGGGGATGCTCTGCTCTCGCCGGAGGTGACCAGGAGAGTGATCGCGCGTTTCAGCGCTCCAGCGCCCGCCACGGAGCCGCGCCGGCCACCCGAACTGACCGATCGCGAGTTCGAGGTTCTGGTCTTGCTGGCTCGGGGAGCCACCAATGCCGAGATCGCCGCTGAGTTGTATCTCGGGGAGACGACCGTCAAAACACACGTATCCCGAATCCTGATGAAGCTCGGGCTGCGTGATCGCACCCATGCCGTGGTCTATGCCTACGAGAACGCGGTCGTCGTGCCTTCGGGGCCCTGA